Part of the Paenibacillus kyungheensis genome, ACCAATCCGATGTTGATCGAACTTATGACAGGTATTGATGTTATTGGTGATATTCATGGTTGTTATGACGAGATGATCGAATTGATTCAGCGTCTGGGTTATACAGTTGATAAAGAAGGATTATATCGTCATGCTGAAGGACGCAAATTAGTATCGGTTGGCGATATTATGAGCCGTGGACCGAAATCACTTGAAACGATGATCTTCTGGCAAAAGCATTTAGATGCAGACCTAGCATGGATGGTCGATAGTAACCATGGCTGGAAGATCGCTCGTTATTTAGAAGGCAGACAGGTCACGATGAATCATGGTGATGAACAGATTATTGAAGCGTTCCAGCAATACGAAGCGGAACATGGAGAAGAAGAAACGTTATCGTTAAAAGAAAAGCTAAAACAGATGTTGTTATCTACACCTTCGCATCTTGTATTTACCCAGCAAGGTGTTCAGCGTGTCGTTGTAACTCATGCCGGGATTCGAGATGATTTTATCGGTAAAAACTCCAAACGAATTGATGATTATTGCCGTTATGGAGATATTGAAGGAACCGATGAAGCAGGCAAGCCGATTCGTAAAGACTGGTTTGTAGATCATACTTCAGGGGAATGGATTATATGGGGACATGATCCTCGTCCACAACCTACGACAGTCCATCAGACGATTAATATCGATCAAGGTGCTGTATTCGGTGGGATGTTAACCGCTTATCGTTATCCAGAACAGACATTTATCAGCGTTAAAGCGTATGCGGATTATGCACAAGATCCGAATAGCCCACTTGTTCGCTGGGAAGAAGGACGATTCGCTCCGCCTTCTTTATCACGCTTGATTGATGGGTATACGGTGCAGACAAAGGTCTATGGAGAAGTGAAAGTACGAAGTGAGTTTGTCAAAACAGCATTAGATACAACTTCACATTATACAATTCCTTTAGAAGAATTGATCTATATTCCACCAACGATGACACCACCGCCACAAGCGGCAGTTGCTGAGAATTATCTAGAACATCCAGCAGAAGCTATACACTATTATCGTACCCATGAAGTAGACACGATGATTGCCGAGAAAAAGCATATGGGTAGTCGCGCTATTTTGTTATTATTCCGTAATGAACAAGCAGCTATACCTTATATCGGTAGACCGCTTCATGGAACAATTTATACACGTACAGGTAGAGCTTTTTTCCAGACCGAGCTAGAGCGTAAAGTCTTGATTACTTTACAACAACAATTAGAAGAAGCCGGTTATTTTGCAAAGTATGAGACTGAATTTGTATTGATGGATGCTGAAATTGTACCGTGGAATCTTAAAGCACGTGAACTGATTGCTTCTCAATACGGGCATGTCTCTGAAGCGGCTACGATGGATCGAGATTATATTGTGAATCAATTGCGCAAAGCTCAAGGCGCGGGTATAGACGTAAATGAATGGATTCAGGAATGGACAATCAAACAGCAAAATGCAGCCATTTTCCGCGAAACGTTCCAGCAATATTGTTGGGATACTGATGGTATGGATGGGATTCGAATTGCTCCTTTTCATATTTTGGCACATAGTACGAGATCTCATATGGATCAGACTCATCAGTGGCATATGGAGCATGCAGAAGAATTAGCACAATACAGTGATTGGTTTATGGCGACAGAGTATAAAGTGATCACAGATACTGCTAGTGAACAAGAAGTGATAGCATGGTGGCAACAGTTAACAGAAGATGGACATGAAGGTATAGTCATTAAGCCCGAGCAGATGATTATGCATCATCGTGAACAGTTGATACAACCTGCGATCAAAGTGCGAGGACGCAAATATCTGCATATGATCTATGGTATCGATTATTTGCATCCGAATAATTTGAGTCGTCTCAAACAACGTAAAACGCGTAAAAAAGAACGCCATGCGCTAATGGAATTTGCATTAAGTGTAGAATCGGTAGAACGATTTGTCAGACGTGATCGTCTGGAACAGATTCATGAATGTGTATTAGCGGCATTATCGTTAGAATCAGATGCTGTTGATCCACGATTATAGATTGCATTTGTAGAACTAAATTAACGATTAAAATAATCTCAAAATCACTGAAGGAGTGTGAATACAGTGGCTTTTCAAGTCATAGATGGTGTACGTGTCTGGGGGGAACCAGATGCAGGTGCACTAAGTCAGGCGGTAACTTGCGCGCAAACCGGCAATGTCGTCCAAGCTTTATTAATGGCAGATCATCATAAAGGATATAGTCAACCGATCGGTGGAGTGGTAGCTTATGATGGGCAAATCTCTCCGTCAGGTGTAGGTTATGATATCGCTTGCGGAAATAAAGCTGTTCGCACAAATCTGATGGCGGCAGATGTATTGCCGAATATCAGCAAAATTATGGATGGGATTGCAAATACGATTTCATTTGGAGTAGGACGTAATAACAAATATAAAGTCGATCATGAATTGTTCGATGATCCTGATTGGGATATATACAAAACAGCAGGTGATCTCAAAACGCATAATCTGTTAAAAGAATTAGCTCATAATCAATTAGGAACAGTAGGTAGTGGTAATCACTATGTCGATTTATTTGTCGAGCCTGTTAGTGGCAAGCTGTGGATCGGGAATCACTTTGGAAGCCGTGGATTCGGACACAAAACAGCCAGTGGATTTCTTAATTTAGCCGCAGGACGAGAATTTCTTGCCAAAGCACCCGGTGAACATATGGATCAACCGCCTGTACTGCTAAATATGAATGATGAATTAGGAGATATGTATTACCGCGCGATGAAGCTTGCTGGACGTTATGCTTATGCAGGTCGTGATTATGTCATTCAAGAAGTGCTGAAAGTGTTAGGAGCAGAAGCGGATTTTGAAGTGCATAACCATCACAATTTTGCATGGAAAGAAATGCATAATGATCAAGAAACGATCGTTATTCGTAAAGGCGCTACGCCTTCTGCACCTGGTCAATTAGGATTTATCGGTGGAAGTATGGCAGATATCTCAGTAATTGTACGTGGTAAAGACAGTCTTGAAAATAAAGATTCCTTCTATAGTACGGTTCATGGTGCAGGACGAGTAATGAGTCGTACGCAGGCGGCAGGGACAATGAATTGGAAAACACGCACTCGTTCCGGTGGACAGATTAGTCCGGAACAGATGCAAGTAGCAGTCGCTGATTTTGGCGTAGAATTGCGTGGAGCCGATACCGATGAAAGTCCATTTGCATATCGTAAGCTACAGACTGTACTGGATGCTCATCAAGAAACATTAGATATTCTGCATGTACTTCGACCAATCGGTGTATGTATGGCAGGCGCAAATGAATTTGATCCGTATAAAGATTAATATCATATTTAGAATATAGATGCACTTTCCTAAGAGACTTTTACTGCCATCACAGCAGTGAAAGTCTTTTTTATTGAATTTTAATTACTTAATTGCGTTATTTTTATATAGAAAATAAGTGCGAAATAGTCTAATATGTTCTTGTAACTCATTCACGAATGTAGCATAATATAACATATGATTATGATACTTAAAATTGACAAATCGAAAAAGAAAATCATATACTAAATAATGGGCATTTTCACAAAAATTAAAACTTATTTTATACATAATTTATCCTGAAAAATGAATATACATACACTATACCTGTACATGATGTTGAAATGTCTGCTATTGATTTATTCCATTATAAGAAAGGAAGCGAAGCTATTGATTCGAAAATCATTTTATATGTTGTGGGGGACACAGACCGTTTCGAATATTGCCGATATTGTATATTTACTGAGTCTGATTACGCTCGTATTTACAGCCACCGGTTCGCTTGTGACCACAATTCTAATTCCATTATTTCGAATGTTATCTAAGATTGTGAGCGGATTAATTGCTCCATTGGTATTAGCCAAATACCGTCTGACTTCTATATTAATGGTATCGCAATTCGGGCAATTTGTATTATTTTCAGGTTTGATCTTTTATTTAAATAGTACAACGACACCTGCGTATTTGATTATCTTTTTGATCGTATTCGGGATGTCTTTTCTAGATGGATGGACAGACCCAGCGCGCAATGCTTTGATTCCGCGGTTAGCGTATGATGAAGGACTTATGAGAGCAAATGGATTTATGTCG contains:
- a CDS encoding RtcB family protein codes for the protein MAFQVIDGVRVWGEPDAGALSQAVTCAQTGNVVQALLMADHHKGYSQPIGGVVAYDGQISPSGVGYDIACGNKAVRTNLMAADVLPNISKIMDGIANTISFGVGRNNKYKVDHELFDDPDWDIYKTAGDLKTHNLLKELAHNQLGTVGSGNHYVDLFVEPVSGKLWIGNHFGSRGFGHKTASGFLNLAAGREFLAKAPGEHMDQPPVLLNMNDELGDMYYRAMKLAGRYAYAGRDYVIQEVLKVLGAEADFEVHNHHNFAWKEMHNDQETIVIRKGATPSAPGQLGFIGGSMADISVIVRGKDSLENKDSFYSTVHGAGRVMSRTQAAGTMNWKTRTRSGGQISPEQMQVAVADFGVELRGADTDESPFAYRKLQTVLDAHQETLDILHVLRPIGVCMAGANEFDPYKD
- a CDS encoding polynucleotide kinase-phosphatase yields the protein MTGQITEQRNDSATSPIQIPYAGIVLLMGASNSGKSTLIEQLKQQQVIAEHESLSSDQFRKIVGNIDYIDWRRPSREEGEVMYQQYKRISDQAFKVMQDVLIARCRLNKLTIVDATHLQPEDRALYITLGKRYHVPVILIALDISDQTLIERDRNREHPRGRQRVKQQAHQFKRTIKGLRSEGFGVVHVIKEHKYADIQWQRSTNPMLIELMTGIDVIGDIHGCYDEMIELIQRLGYTVDKEGLYRHAEGRKLVSVGDIMSRGPKSLETMIFWQKHLDADLAWMVDSNHGWKIARYLEGRQVTMNHGDEQIIEAFQQYEAEHGEEETLSLKEKLKQMLLSTPSHLVFTQQGVQRVVVTHAGIRDDFIGKNSKRIDDYCRYGDIEGTDEAGKPIRKDWFVDHTSGEWIIWGHDPRPQPTTVHQTINIDQGAVFGGMLTAYRYPEQTFISVKAYADYAQDPNSPLVRWEEGRFAPPSLSRLIDGYTVQTKVYGEVKVRSEFVKTALDTTSHYTIPLEELIYIPPTMTPPPQAAVAENYLEHPAEAIHYYRTHEVDTMIAEKKHMGSRAILLLFRNEQAAIPYIGRPLHGTIYTRTGRAFFQTELERKVLITLQQQLEEAGYFAKYETEFVLMDAEIVPWNLKARELIASQYGHVSEAATMDRDYIVNQLRKAQGAGIDVNEWIQEWTIKQQNAAIFRETFQQYCWDTDGMDGIRIAPFHILAHSTRSHMDQTHQWHMEHAEELAQYSDWFMATEYKVITDTASEQEVIAWWQQLTEDGHEGIVIKPEQMIMHHREQLIQPAIKVRGRKYLHMIYGIDYLHPNNLSRLKQRKTRKKERHALMEFALSVESVERFVRRDRLEQIHECVLAALSLESDAVDPRL